The following is a genomic window from Pseudomonas purpurea.
TTTTTGAGCGGGATTTCGATGCAAGTGGACTTTCGACTTTAACGGCGTAGCGGCGACTCGCCAAGGGCTATTCGTCACTCTGAAAAATAAACTTCAAAAAAACGTCAAAGTGCTTTTTCCTGTCATGGTTTTTGGAGTATTACGAAGACAGACCGCCGAAACCTGCAACACAGGTGGCGTCTTCCAAGACCCCCGCGTGTGCAGTTCACTTGAGTCGTGCAATTCATTTGAGTACGGCAGGTGAATTCGGTGGCCACTTCGAGGCGCAGCGTATTGCGTCGACTGGCTCCCACAAAGGTGACCGAGTATGGATGATCACGGACGTAGCCCTTCTTCCAACCAGCCAATCCTTTATGTACTCGATACCAACGTATTGATTCACGACCCAAACGCCCTCCTGAACTTCGAAGAACACCACGTTGCCATCCCGATGACCGTCCTTGAGGAGCTGGACAAGCTCAAGGGAGGCCACCACAGCGTGGCGGCCGAATGCCGTCAGGCCATTCGCCTGATCGACAAGACCCTGGGCGACGCCTCGCCCGAGGATGTTGAGCAGGGAGTGCCGATCCAGCGCGGAAAAAGCGGGCCCAAGGGATTGCTGTCGATTCTGATGAGCAAGCGCACCGAGCCGAACATCGTCCTGCCCGAACACCTGAACGACAATATCATCATCAACCAGTTGATCGACCTGCATGCGCGGGACAAGGAACTGCGCCTGGTGCTGGTGACCAAAGACATCAACATGCGCCTCAAGGCCCGTGCCTGCGGAATCGCGGCCGAGGATTACAGCACCGATCAGTTGGTCGACGACGTGTCGTTGCTGCCCAATGGTTACCACAACATGAGCGGTTCGTTCTGGGACCGTGTGAGCAAGGTCGACACCCGTCAGGACCATGGCCGCACCTGGCATCAGGTACAACTGATCGACAACCTGCCGGCCGTGCATATCAATGAATTCATCATCGACGAGCAGGGTTTTGTCGGCTGGATCAAGGAAATCCAGGTCGACAAACTGTTGATCCTTGACCTGCATCAGGAACCCCTGTTGCACCAGGAAGCCTGGGGCCTGAAACCGCGTGATATCTATCAGAGCCTGGCGCTGTACGCCTTGCTCGACCCGGACATTCACCTGGTCAACCTGTCGGGTGCGGCGGGTTCGGGTAAAACCATCCTGGCCCTGGCCGCAGCGATTGAGCAGACCATGGTCAGCAAGCGTTACCGGCGCATTATCGCGACGCGCAGCGTGCAGGGGCTGGACCAGGAGATCGGCTTTTTGCCGGGCACCGAAGCAGAAAAAATGGAGCCGTGGCTGGGCGCCATTACCGACAACCTCGAAGCCTTGCACATGGATGACGAAAGCACCCATGGCAGCGTCGATTACATCCTCAGCAAAGTGCCGTTGCAGTTCAAATCCCTCAACTACATCCGGGGCCGCAGCTTCCAGCAGAGCCTGATCCTGATCGACGAATGCCAGAACCTCACCCCGCACCAGATGAAAACCATCATCACCCGTGCCGGCGCCGGTTCCAAAGTGGTGTGCCTGGGCAACCTGGCGCAGATCGACACCCCTTACCTGTCCGCGACCAGCTCCGGGCTGACGTACCTGACTGAACGCTTCAAGGATTTCCCCAACGGTGTGCACATCACCCTGCAAGGGGTGCCACGTTCGATACTGGCCGAATACGCCGAATCTCATCTGTAACCGTCTCACCAGAACCGGGTGCCCTCCAAGGCCCCCGGTTTTTTATGCCCGACACAAATCCCTTGTGGGAGCGAGCTTGCTCGCGATAGCCATCTGATACTCAGCATTGATGTTGACTGTCACGCCGCCATCGCGAGCAGGCTCGCTCCCACATTGGGTCGTGGTCAGATCGATAATCTTGCGTGCGAAAAATTGACCCGCAGGTTTACAATCGACGCTCCTGATCAGGAGTAACGCTGTGCTGACTCATCTCGATTCCCAAGGTCGCGCCAACATGGTCGACGTCACCGAAAAAGCCGTGACGTCCCGTGAAGCCACGGCCGAAGCGTTTGTGCGAATGCTCCCTGAAACCTTGCAGATGATCGTCAGTGGCGGTCACCCCAAAGGGGATGTGTTCGCCGTGGCGCGCATTGCCGGTATTCAGGCGGCGAAGAAAACCTCTGATCTGATCCCGTTGTGCCATCCGCTGATGCTCACCAGCGTCAAGGTCGAACTCAGTGCCGAAGGCATCGACGCCGTGCGCATTGTCGCCCGCTGCAAACTGGCCGGGCAGACCGGGGTGGAAATGGAAGCGCTGACCGCCGCTAGCATCGCCGCGCTGACGATTTACGACATGTGCAAAGCCGTGGACCGGGGCATGGTCATTGAAACCGTGCGCTTGCTGGAGAAGCTTGGCGGCAAGAGCGGGCATTATCAGGTGGCCGATCAATGAAACTGACGGTGAAGTTTTTCGCCCGTTACCGCGAGGCGTTGGGCGTGGATGCGTTGAGCGTTGAAGGCGACTTTGCCACGGTCGACGATGTGCGT
Proteins encoded in this region:
- a CDS encoding PhoH family protein is translated as MDDHGRSPSSNQPILYVLDTNVLIHDPNALLNFEEHHVAIPMTVLEELDKLKGGHHSVAAECRQAIRLIDKTLGDASPEDVEQGVPIQRGKSGPKGLLSILMSKRTEPNIVLPEHLNDNIIINQLIDLHARDKELRLVLVTKDINMRLKARACGIAAEDYSTDQLVDDVSLLPNGYHNMSGSFWDRVSKVDTRQDHGRTWHQVQLIDNLPAVHINEFIIDEQGFVGWIKEIQVDKLLILDLHQEPLLHQEAWGLKPRDIYQSLALYALLDPDIHLVNLSGAAGSGKTILALAAAIEQTMVSKRYRRIIATRSVQGLDQEIGFLPGTEAEKMEPWLGAITDNLEALHMDDESTHGSVDYILSKVPLQFKSLNYIRGRSFQQSLILIDECQNLTPHQMKTIITRAGAGSKVVCLGNLAQIDTPYLSATSSGLTYLTERFKDFPNGVHITLQGVPRSILAEYAESHL
- the moaC gene encoding cyclic pyranopterin monophosphate synthase MoaC, with the translated sequence MLTHLDSQGRANMVDVTEKAVTSREATAEAFVRMLPETLQMIVSGGHPKGDVFAVARIAGIQAAKKTSDLIPLCHPLMLTSVKVELSAEGIDAVRIVARCKLAGQTGVEMEALTAASIAALTIYDMCKAVDRGMVIETVRLLEKLGGKSGHYQVADQ